A single Dermacentor variabilis isolate Ectoservices chromosome 9, ASM5094787v1, whole genome shotgun sequence DNA region contains:
- the LOC142557253 gene encoding uncharacterized protein LOC142557253 isoform X1 yields the protein MADGKWSGSSPAQHFKGSRPGENSPTNARTSPKDAESSKSARSGGRASPRSQHSPTSSILSPPPERDGEVREAGEETSPERTASPNRGGSPANMNEKTVASDSPSSARPNTSPRGSPGRGGTPTRRTSPMRGDPSSKPGTSSPKQGEARVSKPGGASPVRRGSPMQLHNIRVPKTGDQSPARGPAKPTKSGSASPKRRSSPKQQPILVQVGTSSTPPGGRVPKAEGSPAKAVDGSPKGRSSPSGGSTPIRRAFLGNAGAAAAPKPQPAKDEVVAKPAGDAGSTRSPTEARPRPTISLKDPRFRYIAQALMAVRGGRGADGTSGSSSPNGRTSPSATPYVASEDDNTILELGTSQLPHSTGAYGGRSSGTASPVISQRASIQLSSALREKPGAFPPGSEIRSSVRTWPWRESANDKFSPSSPRHDCTVKEMRCANCHGAHRATYPGCPRRRDAAFAQRIRQFRIEEELAE from the exons ATGGCGGACGGTAAATGGTCTGGTTCTAGCCCAGCACAGCACTTCAAAGGGAGCAGACCTGGCGAGAACAGCCCCACGAACGCGAGGACATCTCCGAAAGACGCAGAATCCTCGAAGTCTGCGAGAAGCGGCGGCAGGGCGTCTCCGAGAAGTCAACACTCGCCTACGTCATCCATCCTTTCGCCACCACCAGAACGAGACGGCGAAGTGCGCGAGGCAGGCGAGGAAACCTCGCCAGAACGGACCGCTTCGCCAAACCGCGGAGGTTCGCCGGCGAACATGAACGAGAAAACGGTGGCGAGCGACTCTCCCAGCTCGGCGAGACCGAACACGTCCCCTCGAGGTTCGCCTGGGCGAGGAGGCACGCCGACACGTAGGACATCGCCGATGAGGGGAGACCCGTCTTCAAAACCTGGCACGTCCTCACCGAAACAGGGCGAAGCTCGTGTTTCAAAACCCGGTGGTGCTTCGCCAGTGCGTCGGGGTTCGCCGATGCAATTGCACAATATACGGGTGCCAAAAACGGGAGACCAGTCCCCTGCACGAGGCCCGGCGAAACCGACGAAATCCGGAAGCGCTTCGCCGAAACGGCGAAGCTCGCCTAAGCAACAACCTATACTGGTGCAAGTGGGCACGTCCTCCACGCCTCCTGGCGGTCGTGTGCCAAAAGCTGAGGGGTCACCCGCCAAGGCTGTCGACGGCTCGCCGAAGGGTCGCAGCTCACCATCTGGAGGAAGCACACCAATTCGCCGAGCTTTTCTTGGGAACGCAG GAGCAGCGGCAGCCCCGAAGCCGCAGCCTGCGAAAGACGAAGTCGTAGCCAAGCCGGCCGGCGATGCAGGTTCGACCAGAAGCCCTACCGAAGCTCGACCTAGGCCCACGATATCTCTGAAGGACCCGCGGTTCCGGTACATTGCCCAAGCCCTGATGGCTGTGCGAGGAGGTCGTGGAGCGGACGGTACCAGTGGCAGTTCGTCGCCAAACGGACGGACGTCTCCCTCCGCCACCCCGTATGTCGCTTCGGAGGACGACAACACCATCCTCGAGCTCGGCACATCACAACTGCCCCACTCCACGGGGGCATATGGAGGGAGGTCCTCAGGAACTGCCTCACCCGTGATCTCACAGAG GGCTTCCATCCAGCTTTCCTCAGCGCTCCGCGAAAAGCCAGGCGCATTTCCCCCCGGCAGCGAAATTCGGTCCTCCGTTCGAACCTGGCCGTGGCGCGAGTCTGCGAACGACAAGTTCTCGCCTTCCAGCCCGCGTCAC
- the LOC142557253 gene encoding uncharacterized protein LOC142557253 isoform X2 gives MADGKWSGSSPAQHFKGSRPGENSPTNARTSPKDAESSKSARSGGRASPRSQHSPTSSILSPPPERDGEVREAGEETSPERTASPNRGGSPANMNEKTVASDSPSSARPNTSPRGSPGRGGTPTRRTSPMRGDPSSKPGTSSPKQGEARVSKPGGASPVRRGSPMQLHNIRVPKTGDQSPARGPAKPTKSGSASPKRRSSPKQQPILVQVGTSSTPPGGRVPKAEGSPAKAVDGSPKGRSSPSGGSTPIRRAFLGNAGAAAAPKPQPAKDEVVAKPAGDAGSTRSPTEARPRPTISLKDPRFRYIAQALMAVRGGRGADGTSGSSSPNGRTSPSATPYVASEDDNTILELGTSQLPHSTGAYGGRSSGTASPVISQRIAQSRKCAAPTVTELTGQRTRAARGAGTRRLPKGSASSG, from the exons ATGGCGGACGGTAAATGGTCTGGTTCTAGCCCAGCACAGCACTTCAAAGGGAGCAGACCTGGCGAGAACAGCCCCACGAACGCGAGGACATCTCCGAAAGACGCAGAATCCTCGAAGTCTGCGAGAAGCGGCGGCAGGGCGTCTCCGAGAAGTCAACACTCGCCTACGTCATCCATCCTTTCGCCACCACCAGAACGAGACGGCGAAGTGCGCGAGGCAGGCGAGGAAACCTCGCCAGAACGGACCGCTTCGCCAAACCGCGGAGGTTCGCCGGCGAACATGAACGAGAAAACGGTGGCGAGCGACTCTCCCAGCTCGGCGAGACCGAACACGTCCCCTCGAGGTTCGCCTGGGCGAGGAGGCACGCCGACACGTAGGACATCGCCGATGAGGGGAGACCCGTCTTCAAAACCTGGCACGTCCTCACCGAAACAGGGCGAAGCTCGTGTTTCAAAACCCGGTGGTGCTTCGCCAGTGCGTCGGGGTTCGCCGATGCAATTGCACAATATACGGGTGCCAAAAACGGGAGACCAGTCCCCTGCACGAGGCCCGGCGAAACCGACGAAATCCGGAAGCGCTTCGCCGAAACGGCGAAGCTCGCCTAAGCAACAACCTATACTGGTGCAAGTGGGCACGTCCTCCACGCCTCCTGGCGGTCGTGTGCCAAAAGCTGAGGGGTCACCCGCCAAGGCTGTCGACGGCTCGCCGAAGGGTCGCAGCTCACCATCTGGAGGAAGCACACCAATTCGCCGAGCTTTTCTTGGGAACGCAG GAGCAGCGGCAGCCCCGAAGCCGCAGCCTGCGAAAGACGAAGTCGTAGCCAAGCCGGCCGGCGATGCAGGTTCGACCAGAAGCCCTACCGAAGCTCGACCTAGGCCCACGATATCTCTGAAGGACCCGCGGTTCCGGTACATTGCCCAAGCCCTGATGGCTGTGCGAGGAGGTCGTGGAGCGGACGGTACCAGTGGCAGTTCGTCGCCAAACGGACGGACGTCTCCCTCCGCCACCCCGTATGTCGCTTCGGAGGACGACAACACCATCCTCGAGCTCGGCACATCACAACTGCCCCACTCCACGGGGGCATATGGAGGGAGGTCCTCAGGAACTGCCTCACCCGTGATCTCACAGAG